One Acetobacter oryzoeni genomic window, GGGAAGCAGTCATCTCGTCAACCTTGATTACAAAATTATGTCAGAACCGATTGGTATCGGGTGCATTGGATTTTGCAGGTTGTAAAGATGGAACCGTTAAATAATCGCAATTAAATACGAATAGTGAGCAAGAATGAAGTTGAATCGTATAAGGAATATGCAGAATCCATATTAATATCAGAAAAGACAAATATGGATATTTTGTTTTGATATTGAAATAATTCAAATATAAGTACTGTTCATGAGGATAAAAATGTTATTTATTTGTTATCTAAGAAAGTAAAGAGAGCTGCGTTGTGGCTTCCTGATCTTGTGGATTTAAAAGAGTGGAAAGTGTAATACCCAAAAGTCTTACCGGGGTGCGCACAGGCAGCAATGGCGCAAGTAACCGGCACGCCATTTCGGCCAGAATTTCTTGATCTTGTACCGGATCGGCCAGAGAGAGGCTGCGTGTGCATTGTTCAAAATCTGTATAGCGTAATTTCAGGGTAATCGTGCGGCCTGTCAGGTTTCGTTTCTGGCACCCGGCCCACACTTTGCTAGCCAGTTCACGTAATGCCGCATGTAATTCGGTTTGGGTGTGCAAATCCTGTTCGAACGTGACTTCCTTGCCGAGTGATTTGCGCGGCCTGTTTGGTTCTACCGGCCGATCATCTTTGCCGCGAGCAATGCCATAATAAAATGCTGCCGCCTTGCCAAAATGCTGGCGCAAAATATCCAGCGAAAAACGGCGTAAATCTGCCCCTGTATGAATGCCCAGTGTGTGCATCCGCCGGGCTGTGGCAGGGCCCACGCCATGAAAAGCATTTACGGGCAGGGCGGCTACAAAATCTTCCCCCCGGTTGGGTGGAATAACAAACTGCCCATTGGGTTTGCGATAATCGGAGGCCAGTTTGGCCAGAAATTTGTTGTAAGAGACCCCTGCGGAAGCTGTGAGCCCTGTTTCTTGCAAAATGGTAGCACGTATTTCTTTCGCAATGGCCGTGGCAGAGGGGCGGGGAAGGAGCGGATGCGTGACGTCCAGATAGGCCTCATCTAATGAAAGAGGCTGAATAAGGGGCGTATAACGTGCAAAAATAGCGTGAATCTGGGCAGAAACGGCACGGTAAACATCAAAACGCGGTGGCACAAAAATAAGGTGTGGGCATTTGCGCTGTGCCTGAACCGAAGGCATGGCTGAACGGACGCCAAATTTCCGGGCTTCATAACTGGCAGCGGCAACCACACCGCGCTCCTGGCATCTGCCTACCGCTACAGGTTGGCCTTTAAGCGCTGGGTTGTCCCGTTGCTCAACAGATGCATAAAAAGCATCCATATCAATATGGATAATGCGGCGTACAACTGCGGTCATCACCTAGGTGTGTTAGCAGAAGACCACACAAAAGGGAACAAATAGACAACAAACTCGGCTGAAAATCCTACCAACCGAGTTTGCAAATTGAAACATCAGGCGGCTTTCATTGTGCCCTGAAGTTGGTTCCATTGGGCAATGTTGTGCTGGGCATCCTTAACAAAAGCAGAATGGCGGATACCGTTTAAAAAGAGGTTTTGCACAATTTTGCCGATGCCTTTGGTAGGGCGGCGGATTTGCATCAACAGCACGATGCGTGTGTCTGATGTGTTGTTGTGCACATCATGCTGGTACGTATCATCAAACAGCAGGCACTGCCCGTTGTGCCACACCAGTTTTTGGCCTGCGACACGAATCCAGCAGTCATTGGCATTGCGGGGTACGGAAATTCCCAAATGGCAGGTTATCAACCCTTTGGTTACGCCATAATGTGGGGGAATAACGGCACCGGGTTCCAGCACCGAGAAAAAGGCGGAATTCAAATCTGGAATACGAGAAATCAGTTCTGCTGTTTTGGGCATACGCGCGCAGTTTTCCGGAACTTTCACGCCATAGCCGTACAGAAAAAAGGATTTCCACCGTGTATCCGGGGCAATGCGGGTGTGATCAGGAGAAAGAGCCCGTAACGGCGGAATAGCTGTTCCAGCAGCATTTAGGGTATGAAATTCGCGGGCAATATCCTGCCAGTAACGCTGTAGAATCTGGGTCCATGGAAAAATGTCCGGATTCAGAACCGGCGTATTGGGAATGAGAGAATCCCGTGCAATGAGCTTGTTAAAAACCGGACGCAGGGTTTTTCCGATCCGGATGAGGAATGGGCGCTTATTGGGCTGGGAAGATGGCAGATCTTTCATGGCTTCTATCTGTGTTCTTGCTTGGGGAAGCGCGAACAAAAGAGACCTGCCTTGCCACAGAACTTTCAAGAAAACGGCGCAGAAGGTCTCACCTTACACGTAAGGGAAAAACGCTTCCTGAGATTCAGTGTCACGTTTTCCCTTAGAAAAAATTATTATCCTGATCAAGATACCGGAAACCCTTGCGAGTGCTGGTATTTTGAGGTGGCCCGTTCCTGCCAGTGCGCCACCATTTGTCTGGGTTGCATATCCAGATCATGCCAGCGTGCAAGAGAAAGTGCTGCCGTGGCCGGGTAAGCCCCATAAGCAGAGGGGCGTTCCGATACCTTGGTGGGCACAACACGGCTGGAACTATGAGAAAGCCAGTACCCCGCCCCGGCAAGGCAAGCCCCCAACGTTGTAATGGCAGAAGCAAGGCGTGCACGCAGGCCAGCAAAAGGTACCAGCGGCTTAAGCAGGGCGTCCATATCTGTATTGCGCTCATTCTGCGCGGCTTCTGTTGCCAATAAAAGACGATACTCTGTGCTGGTAACAGAAAGAGCACAGCCAACCCGGATATCCAGCGCAGGCATTTCCAGCGCGGCCATATCTGTCAGCGCATCATGAAAGGTTTGTGCAACAGCCAGAAACTCCTGCCTGAAGCAGGGTAGAAACAGGCCGCCCGATGGCCCGGTTGTGGGCGTGCGCGGAGTTGTTTGTATTCCTGCAAGGCGGCGAATGGTCCAAAGTGTCAGCCGTTCGCTGCAGGCAAGATCCGTCAGGTAAACAGGTGAACGTGTCATGGCGCATTCCTGAAGGCAGAGGCCTTCATCCTTTGTGTGGCGTGTGCGATAACTCTCTTTAGATGAGAATAATTCTCATTATCAAGATAAAAATGCATCAACTTTTCTCACGCTTGTGTGGTGGCTCTGTTTTTTCTGCTTTTCTTGAGGCGGGGCTTGGGGCAGTACACAAGGCATGTCTGTGCTTGCCTCACTCTCTCTTCCGTTCCTGCGCCGGTTAGATCCGGAACAGGCCCATGAACTGGCTTTGGATGCCCTGACACTGGGCGTATCCGTGCCCATAAAGCGGCCCAAGGATGATCCCGCCCTTGCCACGCGCACGCTGGGCATGCGGTTTTCCAACCCCATCGGCATTGCCGCCGGGTTTGATAAGAACGCCCGCGTTCTGCGCCCCTTGGCGCAATTGGGATTCGGGTTTGTAGAAGCCGGAACCGTTACGCCACGCCCGCAGGCTGGCAACCCCAAGCCCCGGCTTTTCCGCCTTACGGAAGATCGGGCGGTTATTAACCGCATGGGCTTTAACAATCAGGGTATCAACAAGTTTGCCGTACGTCTGGCACGTCTGTCTCGCCCATTGCCATCAGGCCGTGGTGGTGGGGCCGGGGTGCCTGTAGGTGCAAATATTGGCATTAACAAAACCGGTGCAGACCCGGAGCGTGATTATCCAGAACTGGTGGCCCGCGTTAAGCCGTACGTTAATTACATTGTGCTCAATGTCTCTTCCCCCAACACGCCGGGCCTGCGCGGTTTGCAGGATGCCGCCCGCTTGCGTGGGATTCTGGATGCCATTTCTGCCCGCCATGCAGAACGGCCGCCGTTGCTGATTAAGCTGGCACCGGATCTGGAAGATGATGCCATCGGCCCGATTGTAGAAGCAGCCGTAGCCGGCGGCGCACAGGGGCTGATTGTTACCAACACCACACTGGCCCGCCCCGATTCCCTGCAAAGTCCGTATCGCACAGAAGCCGGAGGGCTTTCTGGCCGTCCGCTCAAACCACGTGCAACGGAAATGTTGCGTCTGGTTGCGCAGGCTGCGGCTGGCCGTCTGGCATTGGTGGCCTGTGGTGGCATTGAAAGCGGTGAAGACATTCTGACCCGAATCCGACTTGGGGCGGATTTGGTGCAGGTTTACACCGCATTTGCCTATGAAGGCCCCGCATTGGTTGGACGGCTAAAGCGTGAAATGCAGCAGATCATGCGCGCGCAGGGCATTGAAACGCTGGATGATATTCGGGGTAAGGATCTATGACAGCGCAACAAACTGTAGAAGATATGCAGCAGATTACAGGCCTTGCTGCGCTGGCAGATCAGTATGATGGCTACATTATAGATCTATGGGGCACGGTGCATGACGGTGTGCAGCCGTATCCCGGTGCTGTGGACTGTTTGCAGGCCCTGCGTGCATCTGGCAAAAAAATTGTCATGCTTTCCAATGCGCCTCGTCCGGCAGATGTGGTGTGCGCGCAGCTTGAAGCCTTTGGCATTTCTCGTGAACT contains:
- a CDS encoding aspartyl/asparaginyl beta-hydroxylase domain-containing protein, with product MKDLPSSQPNKRPFLIRIGKTLRPVFNKLIARDSLIPNTPVLNPDIFPWTQILQRYWQDIAREFHTLNAAGTAIPPLRALSPDHTRIAPDTRWKSFFLYGYGVKVPENCARMPKTAELISRIPDLNSAFFSVLEPGAVIPPHYGVTKGLITCHLGISVPRNANDCWIRVAGQKLVWHNGQCLLFDDTYQHDVHNNTSDTRIVLLMQIRRPTKGIGKIVQNLFLNGIRHSAFVKDAQHNIAQWNQLQGTMKAA
- the dinB gene encoding DNA polymerase IV; this translates as MTAVVRRIIHIDMDAFYASVEQRDNPALKGQPVAVGRCQERGVVAAASYEARKFGVRSAMPSVQAQRKCPHLIFVPPRFDVYRAVSAQIHAIFARYTPLIQPLSLDEAYLDVTHPLLPRPSATAIAKEIRATILQETGLTASAGVSYNKFLAKLASDYRKPNGQFVIPPNRGEDFVAALPVNAFHGVGPATARRMHTLGIHTGADLRRFSLDILRQHFGKAAAFYYGIARGKDDRPVEPNRPRKSLGKEVTFEQDLHTQTELHAALRELASKVWAGCQKRNLTGRTITLKLRYTDFEQCTRSLSLADPVQDQEILAEMACRLLAPLLPVRTPVRLLGITLSTLLNPQDQEATTQLSLLS
- a CDS encoding quinone-dependent dihydroorotate dehydrogenase yields the protein MSVLASLSLPFLRRLDPEQAHELALDALTLGVSVPIKRPKDDPALATRTLGMRFSNPIGIAAGFDKNARVLRPLAQLGFGFVEAGTVTPRPQAGNPKPRLFRLTEDRAVINRMGFNNQGINKFAVRLARLSRPLPSGRGGGAGVPVGANIGINKTGADPERDYPELVARVKPYVNYIVLNVSSPNTPGLRGLQDAARLRGILDAISARHAERPPLLIKLAPDLEDDAIGPIVEAAVAGGAQGLIVTNTTLARPDSLQSPYRTEAGGLSGRPLKPRATEMLRLVAQAAAGRLALVACGGIESGEDILTRIRLGADLVQVYTAFAYEGPALVGRLKREMQQIMRAQGIETLDDIRGKDL